A section of the Acidobacteriota bacterium genome encodes:
- a CDS encoding response regulator transcription factor produces MAERIAVVEDEQNIRDNVAFALEREGYRVDTYADGLSAWEAFQQNLPELVILDIIMPRMDGLELCRKVRSVSDNVPIVFLTSRDEEFDRVLGLELGADDYLCKPFSMRELLARVKVLFRRVALGRHATSGPEEELLRVGNLELDLRRYTARWSQSTVGLTVTEFMILHALARRPGHVKTREQLMNEGYPHDTFVSDRTIDSHIKRIRKKFVEVDGEFNGIETVYGLGYRYTEEPA; encoded by the coding sequence ATGGCCGAACGTATCGCCGTCGTCGAGGATGAACAGAACATCAGGGACAACGTTGCTTTTGCACTCGAACGCGAAGGCTACCGCGTCGACACCTACGCGGATGGCCTCAGTGCCTGGGAGGCCTTCCAACAGAATCTGCCGGAGCTGGTCATTCTCGACATCATCATGCCCCGGATGGACGGGCTCGAACTGTGCCGTAAGGTGCGCTCGGTGTCCGACAATGTGCCGATCGTCTTCCTCACGTCGCGCGACGAGGAGTTCGACCGGGTCCTCGGGCTCGAGCTCGGGGCCGACGACTATCTGTGTAAGCCGTTTTCCATGCGGGAGCTCCTTGCACGAGTCAAGGTGCTCTTTCGGAGGGTCGCTCTGGGTCGCCACGCGACATCGGGTCCCGAAGAGGAGCTGCTTCGGGTTGGGAATCTCGAGCTCGATCTGAGGCGATATACCGCTCGGTGGAGCCAGAGCACCGTCGGCCTGACGGTCACCGAGTTCATGATCTTGCACGCTCTCGCCCGTCGTCCGGGCCACGTCAAGACCAGGGAGCAGCTCATGAACGAGGGTTACCCGCACGACACCTTCGTTTCGGATCGGACCATCGATTCCCACATCAAGCGAATTCGAAAGAAGTTCGTCGAAGTGGACGGGGAATTCAACGGCATCGAAACAGTCTATGGGCTCGGCTACCGCTATACCGAGGAGCCGGCCTGA
- a CDS encoding phasin family protein codes for MGKKSKKKVQDDIMNSAHKVWLAGLGAVAMAEEGGGKLFSSLVDKGETFEGKSIKQVEKAKGTVSGMKTVAESYWDTFGRTIDEQVTAVIHRIGVPTKDEIETLTKKVEDLTVAVDNLRTKSTAKPKAAPAKKTATKRAPATKKATTKN; via the coding sequence ATGGGCAAGAAGAGCAAGAAGAAGGTTCAGGACGACATCATGAATTCCGCACACAAGGTGTGGCTGGCCGGCCTCGGTGCCGTCGCCATGGCCGAGGAAGGGGGCGGCAAGCTGTTCTCATCCCTGGTCGACAAGGGCGAGACGTTCGAGGGCAAGAGCATCAAGCAGGTCGAGAAGGCCAAGGGCACTGTCTCCGGCATGAAGACCGTCGCAGAGAGCTACTGGGACACCTTCGGCCGCACGATCGACGAGCAGGTGACGGCGGTCATTCACCGCATCGGCGTCCCGACCAAGGACGAGATCGAAACACTGACCAAGAAGGTCGAGGATCTCACGGTCGCGGTCGACAACCTGCGGACCAAGAGCACTGCCAAACCGAAGGCGGCGCCGGCCAAGAAAACCGCCACCAAGAGAGCACCCGCGACCAAGAAAGCGACCACCAAGAATTAA
- a CDS encoding SCP2 sterol-binding domain-containing protein, producing MAAEIFTDAWAQLWNDKINANTDYKKAAEKWEGAIAMVMKPDPTMGIPEERIVIADLWHGDCRNAQVGNSDELEEAPYHIEAEPAAWKSVLAGKTDPIVGLMGGKLKLAKGSLFALLPYAKAAKELVRSAIEVDTSFPDGWD from the coding sequence ATGGCTGCAGAGATTTTCACCGACGCATGGGCACAGCTCTGGAACGACAAAATCAACGCAAACACGGACTACAAAAAGGCCGCCGAGAAGTGGGAGGGCGCGATTGCGATGGTCATGAAGCCGGATCCAACAATGGGCATTCCGGAAGAACGCATCGTCATCGCAGACCTGTGGCACGGCGACTGTCGAAACGCCCAGGTCGGCAATTCCGATGAACTCGAGGAAGCGCCGTATCATATCGAGGCAGAGCCGGCGGCGTGGAAGAGCGTCCTCGCAGGCAAGACCGATCCAATCGTCGGCCTTATGGGAGGCAAGCTCAAGCTCGCCAAAGGCAGCCTCTTCGCCCTCCTACCTTATGCCAAGGCGGCAAAAGAACTGGTCAGGTCCGCGATCGAGGTCGATACCTCCTTTCCCGATGGTTGGGACTGA